One Clarias gariepinus isolate MV-2021 ecotype Netherlands chromosome 18, CGAR_prim_01v2, whole genome shotgun sequence genomic window carries:
- the socs1b gene encoding suppressor of cytokine signaling 1b, with translation MVHHNEPPDPSALPQDVVSVAVSPPSALTLSDPQTHFRLFRDADERSLVSVTTQFLGNSGFYWGPLDVDEAHTRLASLPVGTFLIRDSMQTDVFFTLSYRAADGPTSVRVLLKGGRFVLDGSKHNFPCLFELLRFYMTSPKRSLKQPYRGPAPQKLQELCRRAVVKTFGKENLEKLPVSSVLKGFLQSYPFSI, from the coding sequence ATGGTGCATCACAACGAACCTCCTGACCCCTCTGCCTTGCCGCAAGACGTCGTGTCAGTCGCTGTGTCTCCTCCGTCTGCTCTGACTCTCTCGGACCCTCAGACCCACTTCCGGCTTTTTCGGGACGCGGACGAGCGGTCCTTAGTGTCTGTGACGACACAGTTCCTGGGGAACAGTGGATTTTACTGGGGTCCCCTGGATGTGGACGAAGCTCACACCAGACTGGCGTCTCTTCCAGTCGGCACCTTCCTAATCCGGGACAGTATGCAGACGGACGTCTTCTTCACGCTGAGCTATCGTGCTGCGGACGGACCCACCAGCGTCCGCGTCCTCCTTAAAGGAGGAAGGTTCGTCCTGGATGGGAGCAAACACAATTTCCCCTGCTTGTTCGAACTGCTGCGGTTTTACATGACGTCCCCTAAGAGGAGTCTGAAGCAGCCGTACAGGGGTCCTGCACCACAAAAACTCCAGGAGTTGTGCAGGAGAGCCGTGGTGAAAACCTTCGGAAAGGAAAACCTGGAGAAACTTCCCGTGAGCTCTGTGCTGAAAGGTTTCCTTCAGTCATATCCTTTCAGCATTTGA